In Candidatus Dormiibacterota bacterium, the genomic stretch CGGGGTTCGCGATCGTCGTGTAGCAAGACGCCGCGGGCTTGGATACCCTGTCGGCGGGGCGGCATCTTCCGGCGCTGTCGGTCGCCCACGACGCCGCGCGGGGGTGCGGCGGGTCACAAGGGAGGTTGATCGGTGCATCGGTTCCCATTTCCCGTGCGGCACGGGCGCCCGCTCCGGGCGCTCCTGGCCCTGCTCACCGGCTCCGCCGCCGCCCTCACGGGTGGGGGAGCCGCCTCCGCCGCGGGGATGTCGCCGCTGCTCCCCGGCCTCCCGGGCCTCCCCGGTCTCCCCGGCCTCGGTCTGCCCGCGCCCGCCCTTCCCCGGCTCGGAGTCGACACCTCGGCGCTGCGCGTCCTCAGCAGCGGGGTCCTCCCCGGGATCTCCGGGCTCACCGGCGCCGGCGCACCCGACCCCGGCACGGTCATCCACGTCGGCGTCGGCCTCGCCCATCCCGACCCCGGCGCCGAGACGGCGACGCTCCGGGCCCTGTACGACCCGGCCAGCCCCCTCTTCCATCGCTTCCTCACCCCCGAGCAGGTCGCCCGGCGCTTCGGCGTCGCCCCGGCGGTGCGCGACGCGCTCACCGGCTGGCTGCGCGGCGGCGGGCTGACCGTCGCCCACGTCGGCGGGGCGGGCGACTACGTCCAGGCCGCCGGCACCGTTGCCCAGGTCGAGCGGCTCTTCCACACCACCCTGGCGACGTACACCGCCCGGGGCGAGACCTTCTACGCCAACCGTGTCGGTCCCAGCGTCCCGGCGGGGCTGCCGGTGATCTCGGTGATGGGGCTCAACAGCCTGCAGCGCTTCCACACCTTCACCCGCACCGCGGTCACACCGGCGGCGAGCGGCCTCAAGACCGGCCAGCTCGGTCCCCAGGACCTGTGGTCGGTGTACCACCAGCCCTCCGAGAACCTCGGCGACGGCACCACGATGGCGATCTTCGGCGCCGGCCAGGTGGAGACGGTGATCAACGACCTGCGCACCTTCGAGACGCGGCACAAGTTCCCCCCGACGGTGACCCGGGTGCACTTCGTCGGCGCCGGCCCCCACGACGACAGCAGCGGCCTCGCCGAGTGGGACCTCGACAGCCAGGCCTCGACCGGGATGGCGCCGCTGGCGCGCGAGCTGCACTTCTACTTCGCGTCGTCGCTCGCCGACTCCGACGTGGCCGCCGGCTTCTCCTCGTGGGTGAGCGACCCCCGCGGCCCGCTGCAGGCCAACGCCTCCTTCGGCGAGTGCGAGACCGGGCCGCTGAACCCGGTCATCTCCAACCCCGCCCTCGATCCGGTCAACCCCGACCAGAACCCGAAGGCGCAGTACGGCACCGAGCTGGGCAACAACCTCCAGCCGGTGGCCGAGCAGATCCTCGCCCAGGGCGTGCTCGAGGGCCGGACCCTGTTCGTCTCCACCGGTGACACCGGGTCGTCCTGCCCCGCCGTGGTGCTGCCCGCGGCCGGCGCCGGCAACGGGGTGCTCAACCAGGTGGTGCCCTTCACCAACTACCCGGCGTCGAGCCAGTACGCGGTCGGCGTCGGCGGCACCGTGCTCTACACCGACGGCGCCGCCAATGCCCAGCGTTCGCTCGAGTACGCCTGGCCGTTCACCGGCGGCGGCTCGGCGCTGCTCATCCCCGCCCCGGCGTGGCAGCGGTCGACCCACAACAACGTCGTCCCCTGCGTCGCCGACCCCGCGGGCACGCCGGCCAACACCGGCCAGCCCTGCCGCGGCATCCCCGACGTCGCCGCGATCTCCGGCGACGCGGTGAGCAACGGGTACACGGTGGTGGTCAACGGCCGCGACTTCTCCGGCGGCGGCACCAGCCTCTCCTCGCCGCTGTGGATGGGGATGTGGGCCCGCATCCAGGCGGCCTCGACCAATCCGCAGGGCAACGGCTTCGCCAACCCCGCCCTGTACCCGATCGGCAACGACCCGGCGCGTGCGGCCCGCGACTTCCACGACATCACCGTGGGCGCCAACGGCGTCTACGCGGCCACCGCAGGCTGGGACTACGTGTCCGGGTTCGGCAGCCCGGACGTCACCAACCTGATGCGCGACATCGACGGCCGCACCCTGCCGGTGATCGCCGCGCCGGCCACCGCCGGGCCGCCCCCGGGCAGCGTGGCGCCGCCCTCCGAGGGCGTGGCCGCGATCACCGACCAGGTGGCCGGGGTGGTCGCCCAGCTGCCCACCCCGCCCGGTGCGGTGGCCCGCCCGGCGGCCGTCGCCGCGCGGCCGTCCGCCGCCGCCACCGGCGCCCGGATGAGCGCCCCGGCACTCGTCCCCGCGGCCGCCCTCCTCCTCGTGGTCGCCCTCGCCGGCGCTCTGCGGCTGCGCGCCCGGCGTCCCCGGCTTCGCCGCATCCCGGTGTCCTGGAGACGGCCGTAGCAGTCACACGGATATGCTGCGGCCAGCCACCACCGCAGTGAGGGAGAGGACCATGGACCGCGCACTCCTCGAGCGTGAGCTCGGCGGCGTCATCGCCGGCCGGCGCCTGCTCGACCACCCCTTCTACCAGCGTTGGGAGCGGGGCGAGCTCGAGGCCGCAGAGCTGGCCGCATACGCCGCCCAGTACCGCCACCTCGAGGCCGCGCTCCCCGAGCTGCTCGGCGGCGTCGCCGCGGGCATGGACCCCGGCCCCGGTCGCGACGCGGTGCTGCGCACCCTCGCCGACGAGGTCGGCCCGCCCACCCATCTCGAGCTCTTCGACGGGTTCGCGGTCGCGGTCGGCGCCGACTTCGCACCCCCCACCCCGGCCACCGCCGCCCTCCTCGAGCTGCAGCGGCGGCAGGTCGCCGAGGGCGCCGCGACCGGTCTCGCCGCCCTCCTCGCCTACGAGCTGCAGGTGCCCGAGGTGGCCGCCTCGAAGGCCGAGGGGCTGCGTGCCCACCACGGCCTCGACGCCGGCGACACCCGCTTCTGGGACCTCCATGCCGGCCTCGACGTCGAGCACGCCGCCTGGTCGCTCGACGCCCTCGCCGCCCTCGACGCCGACCCCGCCCGGGTGGTCGACTCGGCCCGCCAGGTCGCCGGCGGCTGGTGGGCGTTCCTCGACGAGCGCGAGGCGGTCACCCCCGGAGGTTGAACCGGACCGTCCTCAGTGGACGGGCCGGCGGCGGCGCAGCACCTGCTGCTGGTGGGCGAGCTCCTCGGTCAGGCGCTCGACGGCGGCGATCGCCTCCTCGAGGAGGCGGCGCACCGATGGCTCCGCCTCGGCGGCGCTCGCGGTCAGCCGGTCGAGGCGGCGCAGCGTCGAGCGGGCCTCGCGCATCAGCATGTCGGTGCGGCGGACGGCGGAGAGGAGGTCGGCGGGATCGGTGGGGGTCATCGCCGCTCCAGGGCCTCGCGGATCCTGGCGCCGATCTCGTCGAGGGTGGTGGACGCCTCGTCGACGGCGCCGCCCCAGCGCAGGAAGCCGTGCACCATGCCGGCGCGGCGGCGGCAGTCGACGGCCACGCCGGCGTCGCGCAGCCGCTCCGCGTAGGCCTCGCCCTCATCGCGCAGCGGGTCGTACTCGGCGGTGAGCACCAGCGCCGGCGGCAGGCCCCCCAGGTCGGCGGCTCGCAGCGGCGAGGCGTCGGGGTCGAGGGGGTCGGCGCCGCCCAGGTAGTGTCCCCAGTACCACTCCATGTCGGCGCGGGTCAGGTAGAGCCCCTCCCCGTTCTCGGTGTACGACGGGGTGTCCATGGCGGCGTCGGTGATCGGGTAGACGAGCACCTGGAGGGCGAGCGGCGGGCTGCCGGCGGCGTCGCGGTCGCGGCGGGCGAGGACGGCGGCGAGGTTCGCCCCGGCGCTGTCGCCCGCCACCGCGAGCCGGGCCGGGTCGACGCCGACCGCGGCGGCGTGGGTGCGGCTCCAGGCGAGCGCGGCGAGGGCGTCCTCGAGCCCGGCCGGGAACGGGTGCTCGGGGGCGAGCCGGTAGTCGGCGGCGATCACCGCGGCGCCGCTGCGGTTGGCGAGCCCTCGGCAGATCCGGTCGTGGGTGTCGAGGTCGCCGGTCACCCAGCCGCCGCCGTGGAGGTAGAGCACCCCGCCGAGGGCCTGCCCGGCGGGGGCGCCGAGCGGGCGGTGGATGCGCAGCCGCACCCCGCCGGCGGGGGAGGGGGCGGCGGTGATGTCGACGGTGCCCGACACCGGCTCGACCTTCCCGCCCAGCGCCTCCGTGGAGGCACGCTGCGCGGCTCGTGCCCCGGCCACGGTCATGGTGTCGAGCGGTGCGCCCGGGCGGCGCATGGAGTCGAGGAGAGCGCTCACCTGGGGGTGGAGCGGCATGGTCGCTGAGGATAGGCGATGCGCTCAGCCCGCCGGAGGCGCCGCCGGGCCGGCCTCCTGACCGGGCTCCGGCGGCGGGCCGGCGTGGTCGAGCACGGCGAGCTGCAGCAGCGGCGGGAGCCGGTCGAAGACCTGCTGGGGAAGCCGGGCGGTGCGGCGGCGGCGCCCCGGCGTCCACCCCCGGGGGCGCCGGACCGGTGCCAGGGCCACGCTCGCCCGCGCCGGCGGCGTCTCCGGCGCGCGGCGAGGGCGGAGCAGGGCGAAGAGCAGGACGGCCCCGCTTCCCACCGCGGCGAGCAGGCCCGCGGTCGCGGCGAGGAGCAGCGCGGCGGCGTCGCCGGTGCTGCTCCGCGGCTCGGGAGGCACGTAGGCGGTGGGACCGGCGGGCCCGGCGCCGGGCAGGCCGAGCAGGAAGCCCTCCTCGACGGCGTTGCGAGCCCGGAGCCGGCGGCGGCCCGCGGCGGAGGCGTCGCCGGGAGTGGGGAACGGCGTCGGCGACGCGGTGGGGCGGGGCGCGGCCGCCGCCGGGCGCCGCGGCGCCGGCACCGGGACCGCCGCCACGGAGGGCGTGGCGGCGCGGGCGCTGGGCGACGGGACCGCGCGCGCGGTGGGCGCGGCGGGCGCGGCGGGCGCGGTGACCGCCGCGGCGGGCTCGACGGCGGTCAGCGCCGCGCCGAGCGCGAGCAGCCCCGCCGCCATCCGCCACCGATCCGGCATGCCCGCCCCGCCCCGCCAACCCGGATGCCCGGTGGCGGAGGTCGTGGACCAGCAGGATCGCCGCCGCGATCGCGATGACGCTTCCCACGCCCACCTCCTGGGCCAGCTCCGAGGTGCTGATCCGGCCCTCGAAGGCCGGCCCCACCGCGATCCACACGCCGACGAGCAGGACCGCCAGCGTGAGCAGCGCGCGTCGGCGCATCGATCACCACCTCCCTCTGCCGGACCCCGCGGACGGGTGTCCGTGTCCGTGACAGAACCATTGTACGGTGCGCCCGCCCCGACATCGCGCCAGGCTCGGCCGGAACTCGAGTCCGCCGGCCGACACCGAGCCTCAGCACCGCCGTCACCCATCCGTGATCGGCGCGACCCCGGCGGGCCGCATGCTGACCCGGCGCCACCACCTGTCGAGGGCCCATGGACGACACCGTCAGCAGCCTGCCCGTGCCCGCCGCCGGCCCGGATCCGGGCGGATCGGCCCGCGGCCGCCGCCGCCGCGGGCTCCGCGTCGTCCTCGGCGCGCTCGCCGCGGTGGTCATCGTCGGCGTGCCCGTGGGCACCGCGCTGTTCATGGGGCTGGCCCGCGGCACCGGCGACGTGGTCGACCGCATGGTCCCCAACGACGCCGACGTCTACGCCACCCTCCTCCTCGACCCCTCGCTCTCCCAGAAGCGGAACATCCAGGGGCTGCTAAGTCACCTCCCGGCGCTGCACACCCAGAACGACCTCCAGTCGAAGATCGACCAGGGCATGGACCTGGCGCTGAAGCCGGAGGGTCTCTCGTTCGGGACCGACGTGCGCCCCTGGCTGGGAACCCAGGTGGCGGTGGCGCTCCGCCTCGGCGACGGCACCCCGACGGCGGTGATCATCGCGTCGAAGGACGACGCCCGGGCGGCCGCGACCCTCGCCCGCATCCGCACCACCGATGCCGGCCGCAAGGACCGCTGGAGCGAGCGGCAGCACGGCGGCGTCGCCGTCTCGGTGGGCACCCCCGCCGCGGGCGGCGACGGCACCCCGATCGCGTACGCGTACGTCGACCACGCCGCGGTGGTGGGCAACTCGGCGTCGATGATCGAGGCGGTGATCGACACCGACCAGGGCAGGCGGCCGCCGCTGCGCAGCTCGGCGGCGTACACCGCGACGATCCAGCGCCTCCCCTCCGACCGGGTCGCCCTGGCCTACGCCAGCGGGCCCGGGGTCACCGGCGCGATCCGCGGGGCGCTGAGCGGCGGCGGCCTTCTCGAGCCCGGCCTGCTCAGGGCCCTCGACCAGGGCGCCGGCGTCTTCCGCAGCGCCGGGCTGGCGGTGACCGCCCAGCCGGACGGTCTCGCCACCGACGTCGCCGTGGTCACCGACACCTCCAGGCTGACCCCTGCAGAGCGCTCCGCGCTCCAGGCCTCCACGACCCCGAACCGGGCCCTGGACTGGGTCCCCGCCGACGCCGCCGGCCTGCTCGCCGTCGGCGGGCTCCACGACAGCCTCCAGTCGCTCCTCCAGGGGGTCGCCTCGGGCGCCCGCGCCACCGGCCTCGACCTCAGCGGGCCGCTCCACGACCTGGGGCTGAGCGACCCCCACGGCGTCCTCTCCCATCTCACCGGCGACCTCGCCCTCGAGGTGCGCGCCGGGGGCGCCTCGACCATCCCCGGCGGCGCCCTCCTGGTGGGGACCGACGACGCCGCCGCGGTGCGCTCCTTCCTCGACCAGCTGGTCGGGGGCTTCGCGGCGCTCGCCCCGGCGCACACCGAGACCTACCGGGGCGCGGTCATCACCTCGCTGGCGATCCCGGGCCTGTCCGGCGCCGGGTTCGCTCCCGCCTACGCGGTCAGCGACGGCATGGCCGTGCTCGGCAGCGGCCCCGCCGAGGTGCGCGCCGTCCTCGACGCCCACGCCTCGGGAGCGCGGCTCACCTCCACCCCGAGGTTCACCGCCGGGGGTGGGTGGTCGGTCGCCGACCCGGTCCTCTACCTCGACCTGGACCGCATCCGTGCGGCGGTGGTGACGGCGCTCCCCGACGACCTGAAGCACAGCTACGACACCGACCTGCGCCCCGACCTCGAGCACCTCCACGGCCTGCGCATCACCGCCCAGGGCTCCGCAGACCGTGTCACCGAGCGGATCTTCCTCGCCGCCGGCTGAACGGGAGCCGATCGGCGCTTGCCGCAGAGCCGGATCGGGCGTACTGTCAGTCTTTACCCACCCGTGTGGAGGGGCAGCAATGAATGTCCGCCATGCCATGTCGGCCGTGGTCCTGGTCGTGGGTCCCCACCACACCCTGGTGGACGCGGCCCGGGCGATGCTGCAGCGACGGGTCGGCGCCGCCATCGTCGTCGACGGCGACCTCGCCGGTCCGGGCATCCTCACCGAGCGCGACGTGATGCGCGCCGTCGCCGAGGGCGTCGACTGCGCGGTCACCCTGGTCAGCGAGTACATGACCTACGACGCGCGCACCGCCAGCGTCGCCTGGGACCTCGACACCGCGGCGACGGAGATGTGCAGGGGCAACTTCCGCCACCTCATCGTGGTCGACGACGACCAGATGGTCGGCGTGGTCTCGATGCGCGACATCGTCGGTGCCCGGGTGCGGGAGGCCGCCGGGGTCTGACATCCTTGGAGCCATGGACGGGTTCCCGCGGTTCACCGGTCTCTGGATCCTCACCAGCCTCACCCTGGTGATCGCCGTGTTCGGCATGGTGGTCCAGCTCCAGAGCGGCCAGCACACCGGCGCGGTGCTCTTCGCGATCTGGGTGGTGGTGATGGGTGGCGGGGTGGTCTCCGTCGCCCTGCTGCGCCGCCGCCTGCGCTGAGGGGCCGAGGGGCCATCAGGGTCTCCTCGACACCCCACCCCCGCCCGCGATGGCACCGCCGCGTCCCAGCTCTCCCCGGCGCAGCTTGCCCAGGGCGGTGCGCGGAAGCTCGTCGACGATCCGCAGCTCCCGGGGCGCGCGGTGCCGGCCGGTCCGCCCCCCGGCGTGGTCGCGCAGCTGCTCGAGGCTGGGCGGCGCGGCCGGGTCGACCGGGACCACCAGGGCGACGACCCGCTCCCCCCAGACCGGGTCGGGCGCACCGGTGACGGCCACGTCGGCGACCCCGGGGTGGTCGCGGAGCACCGCCTCGAGTGCGGCCGGCCAGATCTTCACCCCGCCGGAGACGATCACCTCGCCGACCCGGCCCTCCACCCGGAGGCGGCCGGCGGCGTCGAGATGGCCGGCGTCGCCGGTGCGCAGCCGGCCGCCGGCGAGCGCCGCCGCGGTCGCCTCGTGGTCGCCGCGATAGCCGCGCATCAGGGTGGGGCCGGTCAGCTCGATCTCGCCGCCGTCGACGTGCACGGCGACGCCGGGGAGGGGGACGCCGTCGTAGACGACCCCGCCGCAGCTCTCGGTCAGCCCGTAGGTGCCGACCGCCACCGCGCCGGCGGCGGCGGCGCGCTCGGCGAGGCCGGGTGGCATCGACGAGCCGCCCACCAGGATGGCGCGGAAGCGGCGGAGGTCAACGCCGGCGTCGAGCAGCCGCACCAGCATGGTCGCGGCCACCGAGGTGTAGGCGCTGCCCCGCTCGGCGGCGATCGCCTCGACGTCGAAGCGCTCGTGCACCCGCAGCGGGCAGCCCAGCACCACGGCGCGGTACAGCACCAGCAGGCCGCCGACGTGGGCCGGGGTGAGGCAGCTCAGCCAGCCCTGGTCGGCCGATGCCCCCAGCGCCGCCGCCGAGGCGGTCACCGCGGCGGTCACCGCGGCGCGGTCGAGCTCGACCAGGCGGGGCTCGCCCGAGCTGCCGGAGGTGGCCACGACCGCCGCCACCGCCGGGTCGCAGGCCACGCCGCCGTCGAGCCGGCGCTCGCCCCCGGCGTCGACCAGCGCGGTGGGCCGGGCCCGCTCCAGGAGGGCGTGGACCGCGGGCGGGGGCAGCCGGTGGTCGACGGGCAGCAGCGCCGCCCCCGCCTCCCAGAGCCGGGCCACCAGCGGCGCCCAGGCGGGGCCCGGGGGCAGCGCCGCGGCCACCAGGTCACCCCGACGCAGATCCGTCAGCATGTCGGCTACGCTAGCGCAACACTGTGAGTTCACGCTCTAGGAGTTGCTGCTCGTGGAA encodes the following:
- a CDS encoding S53 family peptidase, which encodes MHRFPFPVRHGRPLRALLALLTGSAAALTGGGAASAAGMSPLLPGLPGLPGLPGLGLPAPALPRLGVDTSALRVLSSGVLPGISGLTGAGAPDPGTVIHVGVGLAHPDPGAETATLRALYDPASPLFHRFLTPEQVARRFGVAPAVRDALTGWLRGGGLTVAHVGGAGDYVQAAGTVAQVERLFHTTLATYTARGETFYANRVGPSVPAGLPVISVMGLNSLQRFHTFTRTAVTPAASGLKTGQLGPQDLWSVYHQPSENLGDGTTMAIFGAGQVETVINDLRTFETRHKFPPTVTRVHFVGAGPHDDSSGLAEWDLDSQASTGMAPLARELHFYFASSLADSDVAAGFSSWVSDPRGPLQANASFGECETGPLNPVISNPALDPVNPDQNPKAQYGTELGNNLQPVAEQILAQGVLEGRTLFVSTGDTGSSCPAVVLPAAGAGNGVLNQVVPFTNYPASSQYAVGVGGTVLYTDGAANAQRSLEYAWPFTGGGSALLIPAPAWQRSTHNNVVPCVADPAGTPANTGQPCRGIPDVAAISGDAVSNGYTVVVNGRDFSGGGTSLSSPLWMGMWARIQAASTNPQGNGFANPALYPIGNDPARAARDFHDITVGANGVYAATAGWDYVSGFGSPDVTNLMRDIDGRTLPVIAAPATAGPPPGSVAPPSEGVAAITDQVAGVVAQLPTPPGAVARPAAVAARPSAAATGARMSAPALVPAAALLLVVALAGALRLRARRPRLRRIPVSWRRP
- a CDS encoding iron-containing redox enzyme family protein, whose translation is MDRALLERELGGVIAGRRLLDHPFYQRWERGELEAAELAAYAAQYRHLEAALPELLGGVAAGMDPGPGRDAVLRTLADEVGPPTHLELFDGFAVAVGADFAPPTPATAALLELQRRQVAEGAATGLAALLAYELQVPEVAASKAEGLRAHHGLDAGDTRFWDLHAGLDVEHAAWSLDALAALDADPARVVDSARQVAGGWWAFLDEREAVTPGG
- a CDS encoding alpha/beta hydrolase, which codes for MPLHPQVSALLDSMRRPGAPLDTMTVAGARAAQRASTEALGGKVEPVSGTVDITAAPSPAGGVRLRIHRPLGAPAGQALGGVLYLHGGGWVTGDLDTHDRICRGLANRSGAAVIAADYRLAPEHPFPAGLEDALAALAWSRTHAAAVGVDPARLAVAGDSAGANLAAVLARRDRDAAGSPPLALQVLVYPITDAAMDTPSYTENGEGLYLTRADMEWYWGHYLGGADPLDPDASPLRAADLGGLPPALVLTAEYDPLRDEGEAYAERLRDAGVAVDCRRRAGMVHGFLRWGGAVDEASTTLDEIGARIREALERR
- a CDS encoding DUF3352 domain-containing protein, producing MDDTVSSLPVPAAGPDPGGSARGRRRRGLRVVLGALAAVVIVGVPVGTALFMGLARGTGDVVDRMVPNDADVYATLLLDPSLSQKRNIQGLLSHLPALHTQNDLQSKIDQGMDLALKPEGLSFGTDVRPWLGTQVAVALRLGDGTPTAVIIASKDDARAAATLARIRTTDAGRKDRWSERQHGGVAVSVGTPAAGGDGTPIAYAYVDHAAVVGNSASMIEAVIDTDQGRRPPLRSSAAYTATIQRLPSDRVALAYASGPGVTGAIRGALSGGGLLEPGLLRALDQGAGVFRSAGLAVTAQPDGLATDVAVVTDTSRLTPAERSALQASTTPNRALDWVPADAAGLLAVGGLHDSLQSLLQGVASGARATGLDLSGPLHDLGLSDPHGVLSHLTGDLALEVRAGGASTIPGGALLVGTDDAAAVRSFLDQLVGGFAALAPAHTETYRGAVITSLAIPGLSGAGFAPAYAVSDGMAVLGSGPAEVRAVLDAHASGARLTSTPRFTAGGGWSVADPVLYLDLDRIRAAVVTALPDDLKHSYDTDLRPDLEHLHGLRITAQGSADRVTERIFLAAG
- a CDS encoding CBS domain-containing protein, with the translated sequence MNVRHAMSAVVLVVGPHHTLVDAARAMLQRRVGAAIVVDGDLAGPGILTERDVMRAVAEGVDCAVTLVSEYMTYDARTASVAWDLDTAATEMCRGNFRHLIVVDDDQMVGVVSMRDIVGARVREAAGV
- a CDS encoding fatty acid--CoA ligase family protein; translation: MLTDLRRGDLVAAALPPGPAWAPLVARLWEAGAALLPVDHRLPPPAVHALLERARPTALVDAGGERRLDGGVACDPAVAAVVATSGSSGEPRLVELDRAAVTAAVTASAAALGASADQGWLSCLTPAHVGGLLVLYRAVVLGCPLRVHERFDVEAIAAERGSAYTSVAATMLVRLLDAGVDLRRFRAILVGGSSMPPGLAERAAAAGAVAVGTYGLTESCGGVVYDGVPLPGVAVHVDGGEIELTGPTLMRGYRGDHEATAAALAGGRLRTGDAGHLDAAGRLRVEGRVGEVIVSGGVKIWPAALEAVLRDHPGVADVAVTGAPDPVWGERVVALVVPVDPAAPPSLEQLRDHAGGRTGRHRAPRELRIVDELPRTALGKLRRGELGRGGAIAGGGGVSRRP